A single window of Danio rerio strain Tuebingen ecotype United States chromosome 15, GRCz12tu, whole genome shotgun sequence DNA harbors:
- the alox5b.2 gene encoding arachidonate 5-lipoxygenase b, tandem duplicate 2 (The RefSeq protein has 14 substitutions compared to this genomic sequence), with protein MFTYTVSVTTGNQVFAGTLNYIYLTLVGKERSSDRTLLDKSWFERLERGTVVSIDIHVEETLGELLLVKLEKEKFLINDDWYCRSISVTAPTGDCFEFPCYRWIADQKELVLPEGRGRLPQDEKLSIVKECRHLELENRREKFRWNEWKSGFLMSIDANKSSELPLDVQFDTAKSVDFNLNAFKAVENLGLNKLESLFQSWKDFADFEKVFITIKNTESEYVMQNWTKDAVFGYQFLNGCNPVMIKKCTELPDKFAVTPEMVENSLDRGTTLQEELKAGNIYIADYEILEDVQPNDTDPSTQQYLAAPFCLFYKNGQNEFIPIAIQLSRQTTPGEKNTVFLPTDDEYDWLLAKMWVKSSDYNVHQLVTHLLRTHLISEVFTIAMFRQLSAVHPVYKLLIPHVRFTIAINTAARETLINEGGVFGKVDSTGGIGIEQVIRKGMQTLTYKSLCFPEAMKIRNVDNKEDLPNYYYRDDGMMVWEAVKSFVSDVVKIYYSSDETVQGDEEIQAFVQDVCSYGMKNCPNNGEFPNALKTREQLVEYLTIVIFTASAQHAAINFGQFDWYAWIPNTPSTMRKPPPIEKGKVDMKYIMESLPDRGRSSLHLGTIWILSQFQDNELFLGVYPDKYFTEEPAMEAIKNFRKKLVDVTKTIRSRNETLELPYWYLCPDRIPNSVAI; from the exons ATGTTCACGTACACAGTGTCTGTTGTGACTGGAAACCAGGTGTTTGCTGGGACTCTGAACTACATCTACCTGACGCTGGTGGGCAAAGAGAGAAGCAGCGACCGAACTCTGCTGGACAAATCCTGGTTTGAACGTTTGGACAGAGGAACG GTGGTCTCTATTGACATCCATGTGGAGGAGACTCTTGGAGAGCTTCTGCTGGTCAAACTGGAGAAGGAGAAGTTCCTGATCAATGATGATTGGTACTGCAGGAGCATCAGTGTAACAGCACCCGCTGGAGACTGCTTTGAGTTCCCCTGTTATCGGTGGATAGCGGATCAAAAGGAGCTGGTTCTTCCAGAAGGACGGG GTCGATTGCCTCAAGATGAAAAGCTCTCAATACTGAAAGAGTGCAGGCACCTGGAACTGGAAAACAGACGAGAAAAGTTCAG GTGGAATGAGTGGAAATCTGGCTTCCTAATGTCCATAGATGCCAATAAGTCCTCTGAACTTCCTCTGGATGTTCAGTTTGATACAGCAAAAGCAGTGGACTTCTCTTTGAATGCCTTTAAAGC AGCTGAGAATCTTGGACTTAATAAACTTGAGAGTTTGTTCCAGTCTTGGAAAGATTTTGCAGATTTTGAAAAAGTATTCATAACCATCAAGAACACAGAGtcag AGTATGTGATGCAGAACTGGACTAAAGATGCTGTGTTTGGTTATCAGTTCTTAAATGGCTGCAATCCTGTGATGATCAAAAAGTGCACAAAACTTCCAGACAAGTTTGCTGTAACGCAGGAGATGGTGGAGAACTCCCTGGATAGAGGAACCACACTGCAGGAGGAATTAAAG GCAGGAAACATCTACATAGCAGACTATGAAATACTGGAGGACGTGCAACCCAATGACACAGACCCCAGCACCCAGCAGTATTTGGCCGCCCCCTTCTGCCTGTTTTACAAGAACGGACAAAATGAATTTATACCAATCGCTATTCAG CTCAGTCGTCAGACGACTCCAGGAGAGAAGAACACAGTCTTTCTTCCCACTGACGATGAGTATGACTGGTTGTTGGCCAAAATGTGGGTGAAATCCTCCGACTACAACATACACCAGCTGATCACACACCTTCTCAGGACACACCTGATATCTGAGGTGTTTACCATAGCCATGTTCAGACAGCTCTCTGCTGTCCACCCTGTGTACAAG TTACTGATCCCTCATGTCCGTTTCACCATTGCCATCAACACTGCAGCTCGGGAAACACTCATCAATGAGGGTGGAGTCTTTGGAAAG gtTGATAGCACTGGTGGAATTGGAATTGAGCAAGTGATCCGAAAGGGTATGCAGACATTAACCTATAAGTCCCTGTGCTTCCCTGAAGCCATGAAAATTCGAAATGTTGATAGCAAGGAAGATCTGCCAAACTACTACTACAGAGATGATGGCATGATGGTCTGGGAGGCAGTGAAAag CTTTGTCTCTGATGTGGTCAAGATCTACTATAGTAGTGATGCGACCGTTCAGGGAGATGAGGAGATCCAGGCCTTTGTTCAGGATGTTTGCTCCTATGGTATGAAGAATTGCCCCAATAACGGTG AATTTCCGAATGCCCTGAAAACCCGGGAGCAGTTGGTTGAGTATCTGACCATCGTGATTTTCACAGCTTCAGCACAACATGCAGCAATCAACTTTGGACAG TTTGACTGGTATGCCTGGATCCCGAACACTCCGTCCACCATGCGGAAACCTCCTCCCACAGAGAAGGGCAAAGTTGATATGAAGTACATCATGGAGAGTCTGCCGGATCGCGGACGCTCCAGTTTGCATCTAGGAACAATTTGGATCCTCAGTCAGTTCCAGGACAACGAG CTGTTTTTAGGCGTGTACCCAGATAAGTACTTCACTGAAGAACCAGCCATGGAAGCAATTAAGAATTTCCGCAAGAAATTAGTTGACGTCACTAAGACCATCAGGAGCCGAAATGAAACTCTGGAACTGCCCTACTGGTATCTGTGTCCAGACAGGATCCCCAACAGCGTGGCCATCTGA